In Sylvia atricapilla isolate bSylAtr1 unplaced genomic scaffold, bSylAtr1.pri scaffold_68_arrow_ctg1, whole genome shotgun sequence, a genomic segment contains:
- the LOC136374991 gene encoding zinc finger protein ZFP2-like, with translation MGCKRRSQGSEEERLTLGRGGGQSSELGVHDELHKGEKPHKCSKCEKRFSKRCFLNCHWRIHTGEWPYECGECGKKFSQRSTLTIHQRSHTGERPYECDQCRKTFQTSSHLLLHQRIHTDERPFRCPDCGMGFNRNSNLITHRRIHTGERPYKCPECGKSFSHSCNLVAHQRSHTGEQPYECAECGKSFSHSSHLTVHQRSHTGERPYECGECGKKFSRSSDLIIHQRSHTGERPYECEKCRKRFQSSSHLLLHQQIHTDERPFRCPDCGKDFKQNSHLTSHRRIHTGERPYECFECGKSFSRGSHLTRHQQSHP, from the coding sequence ATGGGCTGCAAACGCAGATCACAGGGATCCGAGGAGGAAAGACTCACGCTGGGCCGGGGAGGCGGGCAGAGCTCGGAGCTGGGGGTCCATGACGAGCTTCACAAAGGGGAGAAGCCCCACAAGTGCTCAAAATGTGAGAAGAGGTTCAGCAAGAGATGCTTCCTGAACTGCCACTGGAGAATCCACACAGGAGAATGGCCCTATgagtgtggggagtgtgggaagaaATTCAGCCAGAGGTCTACCCTGACTATCCACCAGAGGAGCCACACCGGGGAGAGGCCCTATGAGTGTGACCAGTGCAGGAAGACATTTCAGACCAgctcccatctcctcctgcaCCAGCGGATTCACACGGATGAGAGGCCCTTCCGCTGCCCCGACTGTGGGATGGGCTTCAACCGCAACTCCAACCTTATCACTCACCGGCgcatccacactggggagaggcctTACAAGTGTCccgagtgtgggaagagcttcagccaCAGCTGCAACCTAGTGGCCCACCAGAGGAGCCACACAGGGGAACAGCCCTACGAGTGTGCTGAGTGTGGAAAGAgcttcagccacagctcccacctGACTGTCCACCAGAGGAGTCACACAGGAGAACGGCCCTATgagtgtggggagtgtgggaagaaATTCAGCCGGAGCTCTGATCTGATTATCCACCAGAGGAGCCACACCGGGGAGAGGCCCTATGAGTGTGAGAAATGCAGGAAGAGGTTTCAGAGCAgctcccatctcctcctgcaccagcagATTCACACGGATGAGAGGCCCTTCCGCTGCCCCGACTGTGGGAAGGACTTCAAGCAAAACTCCCACCTCACCAGCCACCGGCgcatccacactggggagaggccctatGAGTGTTTcgagtgtgggaagagcttctcCCGGGGCTCACACTTGACCAGACACCAACAGAGCCACCCCTAA